A genome region from Microbacterium sp. CGR2 includes the following:
- a CDS encoding DUF6112 family protein, whose protein sequence is MLAILDTLTTIVAVLPANVNITPNDSGLPGIAALRTVVGAVMTIGLILSVLALTISAIVWGFGSNSSNPHLASRGKVGVLISCGAAIITGASVTLINFFWNVGQTVS, encoded by the coding sequence ATGCTTGCCATTCTCGACACTCTCACCACCATCGTCGCGGTGCTGCCCGCGAATGTGAACATCACCCCGAACGACTCCGGACTCCCCGGCATCGCCGCGCTGCGCACGGTGGTGGGTGCGGTGATGACGATCGGGCTGATCCTGTCCGTCCTCGCCCTCACCATCTCCGCGATCGTGTGGGGCTTCGGCTCCAACAGCAGCAACCCGCATCTGGCGTCGCGGGGAAAGGTCGGGGTGCTGATCTCCTGCGGGGCGGCGATCATCACCGGCGCATCGGTGACGCTGATCAACTTCTTCTGGAACGTCGGCCAGACCGTCTCCTAA
- a CDS encoding conjugal transfer protein TrbL, translated as MAGICDVPIISNVCDAVGEGAATLVAAPFDWLAQAIGAAASWIFQGVWALFDSTTLVDITGAGYVGVYNVIFGIAIFVMLIFFCLQLITGLIRRDPTALSRAALGLAKSVLGSFLVITLTATLLEIVDQLSIGIIQATGTTLEEMGGKIGVLVAGLTAINLTAPGAGAIITIFLSFLAICAAAIVWFSLLIRKALILVAVVMAPIALSGASWDATKGWFGKWASFVLALIFSKLVIVVVFLVAINQVNAPIDMDLSSIADPIAGIVLMFIAAFAPYMVYKFISFVGFDMYHVMSAEQESKQAMNRPMPLPGKPDGGGPQKILDGGDGGKNDGGGGNPPPPPGGGPKAPPGGGGGAGAAGSSAGGSAAGGGAGAGAGAGAAAAGPVGIAAVAGAKIAKGAAEAGPKLGDAIGRAADGHAGAASEGHSVPPPPDQSVPPTQPTTPAPSAPAPKPQTPPAKNGGGQVPPPPKPTPKT; from the coding sequence GTGGCTGGTATCTGTGACGTCCCCATCATCAGCAACGTCTGCGACGCCGTCGGCGAAGGCGCAGCCACCCTCGTCGCTGCACCATTCGACTGGCTCGCCCAAGCAATCGGAGCAGCTGCGTCCTGGATCTTCCAAGGCGTCTGGGCGCTATTCGACTCCACCACCCTGGTCGACATCACCGGGGCCGGGTATGTCGGCGTGTACAACGTGATCTTTGGGATCGCGATTTTCGTCATGTTGATCTTCTTCTGCCTGCAACTCATCACCGGCCTCATCCGCCGCGACCCCACCGCCCTCTCCCGCGCCGCCCTCGGCTTAGCGAAGTCGGTGCTCGGGTCGTTCCTGGTCATCACGTTGACGGCAACACTGCTCGAGATCGTCGATCAACTGTCGATTGGGATCATCCAGGCCACCGGAACGACGTTGGAGGAGATGGGCGGGAAGATCGGGGTCCTCGTCGCCGGGCTCACCGCGATCAACCTCACCGCCCCCGGAGCCGGCGCGATCATCACCATCTTCCTGTCCTTCCTCGCGATCTGCGCGGCAGCGATCGTCTGGTTCTCGCTACTCATCCGCAAGGCCCTAATCCTGGTCGCCGTCGTGATGGCACCCATCGCCCTATCGGGAGCGAGTTGGGATGCGACGAAGGGCTGGTTCGGGAAATGGGCGTCGTTCGTGCTCGCGCTGATCTTCTCCAAACTCGTCATCGTCGTGGTGTTCCTCGTAGCGATCAATCAGGTCAACGCGCCGATCGATATGGACCTCAGTTCGATTGCGGATCCGATCGCGGGGATCGTGCTGATGTTCATCGCCGCGTTCGCTCCCTACATGGTCTACAAGTTCATCTCCTTCGTCGGCTTCGACATGTACCACGTCATGAGTGCGGAGCAGGAGTCGAAGCAGGCCATGAACCGGCCCATGCCGCTCCCCGGGAAGCCCGACGGTGGCGGGCCGCAGAAGATCCTCGACGGCGGGGACGGCGGCAAGAACGATGGTGGTGGAGGGAATCCTCCGCCCCCTCCAGGGGGTGGGCCCAAAGCCCCACCGGGCGGTGGAGGTGGTGCCGGAGCGGCAGGGAGCAGCGCAGGCGGTAGTGCTGCCGGAGGTGGTGCAGGCGCGGGAGCCGGGGCGGGCGCTGCAGCGGCAGGTCCGGTCGGGATCGCCGCAGTCGCCGGAGCGAAGATCGCCAAGGGCGCAGCGGAGGCCGGCCCGAAGCTCGGCGACGCGATCGGACGCGCCGCCGACGGCCACGCCGGAGCCGCCAGTGAGGGGCATTCCGTGCCACCACCACCTGACCAGTCAGTCCCGCCCACCCAGCCCACCACACCGGCGCCGAGCGCGCCTGCGCCGAAGCCGCAAACCCCGCCCGCGAAGAACGGTGGCGGGCAGGTGCCACCGCCGCCGAAGCCCACACCAAAGACCTGA
- a CDS encoding SCO6880 family protein, protein MASTASTRTEFELSVVKFSRLTRRGIILGLSLPQVIALSVAVAVFIVSLYTGGPAALYTSPIWGTGTALAWVPVGGRKLVDWIPIALHWVLRQALRQTRYRRRIVKPRPAGTLALPGDAAPLRQYEDPESGAVMVHDPHGQTLTALVEVTHPSFILLDPGEQERRVRAWGRVLSTACRSTRIARLQVLERTVPDSGSGLAQWWAEHGNDDDSWVAKTYRELIDRAGPAGERHISTISLSLDMRAASRAIRTAGGGPKGAAVVLKQEMETLTTALRTADLKPSDWYTPGQLAIMLRSAYDPAIAATLERSGEIGQDLATAGPVAVEETWDQLRSDSAHHAVLWISEWPRSLVYPGFLAPVLLSSGIRRAFTLLCDPIRSDQAARDIRKKKTEYISDAAQRQKVGQIEDAQQSAEYQDVLQQEADLTSGHGVLRYTGLLAVSAPTTDELEAAVSAIEQAAIQASCETRRLVGQQAQAFVAAALPLCRGI, encoded by the coding sequence ATGGCCAGCACTGCGTCCACCCGCACCGAGTTCGAGCTGTCAGTGGTGAAGTTCTCCCGCCTCACCCGGCGAGGCATCATCCTCGGACTCTCCCTCCCACAAGTCATCGCCCTCTCCGTCGCGGTCGCCGTGTTCATCGTCTCCCTCTACACCGGAGGCCCGGCCGCGTTGTACACGTCCCCGATATGGGGTACCGGCACTGCCCTCGCCTGGGTACCGGTCGGTGGGCGGAAGCTCGTCGATTGGATTCCCATCGCCCTCCACTGGGTGCTCCGGCAGGCGCTCCGCCAGACGAGGTATCGACGTCGGATTGTGAAGCCACGCCCTGCGGGGACTCTCGCGCTGCCTGGAGATGCGGCGCCGTTGCGTCAGTACGAGGACCCCGAGAGCGGGGCGGTGATGGTGCATGACCCGCACGGGCAGACCCTGACGGCGTTGGTGGAGGTGACCCATCCCTCGTTCATTCTGTTGGATCCGGGTGAGCAGGAGCGGCGCGTTCGCGCCTGGGGCCGTGTACTGTCTACCGCGTGCCGGTCCACCAGGATCGCCCGCCTCCAAGTCCTCGAGCGCACCGTCCCCGACTCCGGGTCGGGGCTCGCGCAGTGGTGGGCTGAGCACGGCAACGACGACGACTCCTGGGTCGCGAAGACGTACCGGGAGCTCATCGACCGGGCAGGCCCTGCCGGGGAACGCCACATCTCGACCATCTCCCTGAGCCTGGACATGCGGGCCGCGTCCCGCGCCATCCGCACTGCCGGCGGTGGCCCCAAAGGTGCCGCGGTGGTGCTCAAGCAGGAGATGGAGACCCTCACCACCGCGCTCCGCACCGCAGACCTGAAACCCTCCGATTGGTACACGCCAGGACAGCTCGCCATCATGCTCCGCTCCGCCTACGACCCCGCCATCGCCGCGACCCTGGAACGGTCCGGGGAGATCGGGCAGGACCTCGCCACCGCGGGCCCGGTCGCGGTCGAAGAGACCTGGGACCAGCTGCGGTCGGACTCCGCGCATCATGCGGTGTTGTGGATCAGTGAGTGGCCGCGCTCACTCGTCTACCCAGGCTTCCTCGCCCCCGTGCTCCTGAGCTCAGGGATCCGGCGGGCGTTCACGCTGTTGTGCGATCCGATCCGTTCTGATCAGGCGGCGCGGGATATCCGGAAGAAGAAGACCGAGTACATCAGTGATGCGGCGCAACGGCAAAAGGTCGGGCAGATCGAAGACGCCCAACAATCCGCCGAATACCAAGACGTGCTGCAACAGGAAGCCGACCTCACCAGCGGCCACGGAGTCCTGCGCTACACCGGACTCCTCGCCGTCTCCGCACCCACCACCGATGAGCTCGAAGCTGCGGTATCGGCGATCGAACAGGCGGCGATCCAGGCGTCGTGCGAAACCAGGCGGCTGGTCGGGCAGCAGGCACAGGCGTTCGTCGCGGCAGCGCTGCCGCTGTGCCGAGGCATCTGA
- a CDS encoding ATP-binding protein, translated as MEQHTSPKKLYSTVLVEDGTGRKNRKTRERAARQVIAREHAEQRAAEKAKLAAERAEARSTNYLPRSGEPGPAGLRSYRGFRVPAHQDTSAALQGAYPFLAEGGLGSQGVFVGQDMYSGGSFVYDPWVLYQRGIITAPNLVLAGIVGSGKSSLAKSLYTRSIPFGRRVYVPGDPKGEHTAVAEAVGGKAIVLGHGLSNRLNPLDEGYRPGGLSDAEWASTVASRRRDLIGALAETVLERSLSPLEHTVIDIALQAVVASNDVPILPMVVDRILTPDPTDDDRLAEDGRMVGHALRRLVSGDLQGLFDGPSTVTFDPTLPMITLDLSRVVENSTLISVLMTCSSAWMESALLDPNGGQRWVVYDEAWRLMSHPALLKRMDAHWRLARHYGIANLLIFHKLTDLDNVGDHGSAMRSLANSLLANAESRIIYRQESDQIGTTGKTLGLTGTEQKLLPSLGTGQGLWRIKESSYVVQHQLHPDELRAFDTTQRMTQNPREFTNPERSGNLSGA; from the coding sequence ATGGAACAGCACACCAGCCCGAAGAAGCTCTACTCCACCGTCCTCGTCGAAGACGGCACCGGCCGGAAAAACCGCAAGACCCGGGAACGTGCCGCCCGGCAAGTCATCGCCCGCGAGCACGCCGAGCAACGCGCCGCCGAGAAGGCGAAACTCGCCGCGGAACGGGCAGAAGCACGCTCGACGAACTACCTCCCCCGGAGCGGCGAGCCAGGTCCCGCGGGATTGCGGTCGTATCGGGGGTTTCGGGTACCCGCGCATCAGGACACCTCAGCCGCGCTGCAGGGCGCGTACCCGTTCCTCGCCGAAGGAGGCCTCGGCTCCCAAGGAGTGTTCGTCGGGCAGGACATGTACTCCGGCGGATCCTTCGTCTACGACCCGTGGGTGCTGTACCAACGAGGCATCATCACCGCCCCCAACCTCGTCCTCGCCGGCATCGTCGGCAGCGGGAAGTCGTCGCTGGCCAAGTCGCTCTACACCCGCAGCATCCCGTTCGGGCGTCGCGTGTACGTCCCCGGCGATCCAAAGGGTGAGCACACGGCGGTTGCGGAGGCAGTGGGTGGGAAAGCGATCGTCCTCGGGCATGGCCTCTCGAACCGTCTCAATCCGCTCGACGAGGGCTACCGGCCCGGCGGGCTCTCCGACGCCGAATGGGCGTCCACAGTTGCGTCGCGTCGCCGTGACCTGATCGGTGCCCTTGCCGAGACGGTGTTGGAGCGGTCGTTGTCGCCGCTGGAGCACACGGTCATCGATATCGCCCTCCAGGCCGTGGTCGCCAGTAACGATGTGCCGATCCTGCCGATGGTCGTTGACCGCATCCTCACTCCCGACCCCACAGATGACGACCGCCTTGCCGAGGACGGCCGCATGGTCGGGCACGCCCTGCGCCGTCTCGTCTCCGGCGACCTCCAAGGCCTGTTCGACGGACCATCGACCGTGACGTTCGACCCGACGTTGCCGATGATCACCCTCGACCTGTCCCGCGTCGTCGAAAACTCCACATTGATCTCGGTGCTGATGACGTGCTCGTCCGCGTGGATGGAATCCGCACTGCTGGACCCGAACGGTGGGCAACGCTGGGTTGTCTATGACGAGGCGTGGCGGCTCATGTCCCACCCGGCGTTGTTGAAGCGGATGGACGCGCACTGGCGGCTCGCCCGCCACTACGGGATCGCGAACCTGCTCATCTTCCACAAGCTCACCGACCTCGACAACGTCGGCGACCACGGCTCCGCCATGCGATCCCTCGCCAACAGCCTGCTGGCCAATGCGGAGTCGCGGATCATCTACCGACAAGAGTCCGATCAGATCGGCACCACAGGGAAGACCCTCGGCCTCACCGGCACCGAGCAGAAACTCCTCCCATCCTTGGGGACCGGACAGGGGCTGTGGCGGATCAAAGAATCGTCATACGTCGTCCAGCATCAGTTGCACCCTGATGAGCTGCGGGCCTTCGATACCACCCAAAGAATGACCCAGAATCCCCGCGAGTTCACGAATCCTGAGCGCTCCGGAAACCTGTCTGGAGCGTAG
- a CDS encoding TraM recognition domain-containing protein, whose translation MSGPVQAKPANDLFINLALGALITAAVFTGILRVAGSVTAFLTGLPEPSGSFTSGMSVLATPTDPGAALGAEGLNPFVYWAVVAVVLGVLGTSGLFVVRAVHRSRSKSDPHRLAGTATAAEVARVVSPKTLVKKAATLRPSLTGTPAPEDVGYLLGTGKGGQIWATVEDSILLIGPPRSGKGLHVVINAILDAPGAVITTSTRPDNLTATLKARAKKGKVAVFDPQQLAPGLPAGMRWSPVRGCQDPLTAMIRAKGLATATGFGGVQDAGFWEGKTTAAIQALLHAAALDGRDAKTLYQWALNPTLAADAVRILSSHSGAAEGWADSLDAMVQADPRTRDSIWQGVSLAFSALADPRVLDAVSPGPGEEFDPEEFLLGNGTLYFLATGAGAGASSALVAAFIEDLVETARKIAARSPGARMDPPLLLALDEIGNLAPLPSLPTLMAEGGGTGITPLPVLQSLAQAREKWGENQANAIWDASIVKIILGGASNSRDLQDLSTLIGDRDETTDSMTTDAYGAHSSQRSIRRVPILPPDMLRTLPFGTGVVMLRTARPIITNLRPWPSRADAKQLRTDRGEVEELLQGGAR comes from the coding sequence ATGTCTGGTCCTGTGCAGGCGAAACCCGCCAACGACCTCTTCATCAACCTCGCCCTCGGAGCCCTCATCACCGCCGCCGTGTTCACCGGGATACTAAGGGTCGCGGGCTCCGTGACCGCATTCCTCACCGGCCTGCCCGAACCGTCCGGCAGTTTCACCTCTGGGATGAGTGTCCTTGCCACTCCAACGGACCCCGGGGCGGCGCTTGGCGCGGAAGGCTTGAACCCGTTCGTCTACTGGGCAGTCGTCGCCGTGGTTCTTGGCGTGCTCGGAACATCGGGCCTCTTCGTGGTTCGGGCGGTTCACCGTTCCCGGTCGAAATCAGACCCGCACCGGCTCGCCGGGACCGCCACTGCCGCCGAGGTCGCCCGGGTCGTCTCACCGAAGACCCTGGTGAAGAAGGCTGCGACGTTGCGGCCCTCGCTCACCGGAACGCCCGCCCCGGAAGACGTGGGGTATCTGCTCGGTACCGGGAAAGGCGGGCAGATCTGGGCGACCGTCGAAGACTCGATCCTACTGATCGGCCCGCCCCGCTCGGGGAAAGGGCTGCATGTGGTGATCAACGCGATCCTCGACGCCCCCGGAGCCGTCATCACCACCAGCACCCGTCCGGACAACCTCACCGCGACCTTGAAAGCGCGCGCGAAGAAGGGGAAGGTCGCGGTGTTCGACCCGCAGCAGCTCGCCCCGGGGCTCCCGGCGGGGATGCGGTGGTCACCGGTGCGTGGCTGCCAGGACCCGCTCACGGCGATGATCCGCGCGAAAGGCCTCGCCACCGCCACAGGGTTCGGTGGCGTCCAGGACGCAGGGTTTTGGGAAGGGAAGACGACCGCCGCGATCCAAGCCCTTCTCCATGCCGCCGCTCTCGACGGTAGGGATGCGAAGACCCTGTACCAGTGGGCGCTGAACCCGACTCTGGCTGCCGACGCCGTCCGTATCCTCTCCTCGCATTCGGGAGCTGCAGAAGGGTGGGCGGACAGTTTGGATGCGATGGTGCAAGCCGACCCCCGCACGCGCGACTCGATCTGGCAGGGCGTGTCCCTCGCGTTCTCTGCCCTCGCCGACCCTCGCGTTCTGGACGCCGTCTCCCCAGGGCCGGGTGAGGAGTTCGATCCGGAGGAGTTTCTCCTCGGCAACGGCACCCTCTACTTCCTGGCGACCGGTGCCGGCGCCGGGGCGTCGTCGGCGTTGGTGGCGGCGTTCATTGAAGATCTCGTTGAAACTGCCCGGAAGATAGCTGCACGCTCGCCTGGCGCACGCATGGATCCGCCTTTGTTGCTGGCGTTGGATGAGATTGGGAACCTTGCCCCGCTGCCGTCGCTGCCGACGTTGATGGCGGAAGGTGGCGGCACCGGCATCACCCCACTCCCGGTGTTGCAGTCCCTTGCCCAGGCGCGGGAGAAGTGGGGTGAGAATCAGGCGAACGCGATCTGGGACGCCTCCATCGTGAAAATCATCCTCGGCGGAGCCTCCAACAGTCGAGACCTGCAAGACCTCTCCACGCTAATCGGCGACCGCGACGAAACCACCGACAGCATGACGACGGACGCGTATGGGGCGCACTCATCGCAACGGTCGATCCGACGGGTCCCGATCCTCCCACCCGACATGTTGCGCACGCTCCCCTTCGGGACGGGTGTGGTGATGCTCCGCACCGCCCGCCCCATCATCACGAACCTGCGCCCGTGGCCATCCCGGGCGGATGCGAAACAGCTCCGGACGGACCGGGGCGAGGTCGAGGAGCTGCTCCAGGGCGGTGCCCGGTAG
- a CDS encoding single-stranded DNA-binding protein — MTIRTKESLSGFVASDPELTFTSKGDARLYARIGQPQARVEDDGTFTPLEPTFTDLVMFRRSAELAHEQFQKGDNFLAEGETRTYTGSDGTEREQFVASRIGHDNNITRYAVDRTPPERETPQQETPVREQVQQALADREAQLDPEPPAATRAASVQRDVVAR, encoded by the coding sequence ATGACTATTCGCACGAAGGAATCCCTGTCGGGGTTTGTCGCGTCCGACCCGGAGCTGACGTTCACCAGCAAGGGCGATGCCCGCCTCTATGCCCGGATCGGGCAGCCCCAGGCACGGGTCGAAGACGACGGGACGTTCACCCCGTTGGAGCCGACGTTCACGGACTTGGTGATGTTCCGGCGCTCCGCGGAGCTCGCGCATGAGCAGTTCCAGAAGGGTGACAACTTCCTCGCCGAGGGCGAGACCCGCACCTACACGGGCAGCGACGGCACCGAACGTGAGCAGTTCGTCGCGTCCCGGATCGGACACGACAACAACATCACCCGCTACGCCGTCGACCGCACCCCGCCTGAACGAGAAACCCCGCAGCAGGAGACCCCGGTGCGCGAACAGGTGCAGCAGGCCCTCGCCGACCGCGAAGCACAGCTCGACCCGGAACCACCCGCCGCGACCCGCGCTGCGTCCGTGCAGCGCGACGTGGTCGCCCGATAA
- a CDS encoding AlpA family transcriptional regulator encodes MTEQTGDVLVSPLRDSREIAAFLRVSESTLSRWRAEKKGPPFIRIGGVTRYRIEQVEHWLASLGTDEHA; translated from the coding sequence ATGACCGAACAGACCGGTGACGTCCTCGTTTCACCGTTGCGGGACAGCCGGGAGATCGCGGCGTTCCTGCGGGTGTCGGAATCGACGCTGTCGAGGTGGCGGGCCGAGAAGAAAGGGCCCCCGTTCATCCGGATCGGTGGGGTGACGAGGTACCGCATCGAACAGGTCGAGCACTGGCTCGCCTCCCTCGGCACCGATGAGCACGCCTGA
- a CDS encoding site-specific integrase: protein MSTPEPTAPLPVPPIGVKVTTDLEHRASGIRARARWIDPHTRKRVTRALVVPDEDAADEFFQYLQASAELGIDKRILFSDYVEMIGDRWQRGLDPTSTVDGYKLGLRLRVLPALGHLPLSQITAGMIDRTIDQWETQHSASTIKNTIAPLVRVLDEAVRDDLLLSNPARNRSRRSLGKSALNLNEDDQSPRLHALKDLAALTTLADRCGAVHQSYSDFVMLCALLAARGSEISGLQVGDIDWDQRIVTIRRQTYPGAGGLVTKRTKGRDIRHVPILQALAPVLERLTADREPDERLLTGPRGGVLTTASVRDATKWDQLVTDLELTSLTRHGLRHTGATWLADAGIPLHVLQGILGHKSIETTRGYLHPDTRHLTDAAARANAFLNEQENPHSATPRLSPRAGSMARAEHRRWT from the coding sequence ATGAGCACGCCTGAACCGACCGCGCCTCTGCCGGTGCCGCCGATCGGGGTGAAGGTCACCACCGACCTTGAACACCGTGCCTCGGGGATCCGTGCTCGTGCCCGCTGGATCGACCCCCACACCCGCAAACGGGTCACCCGCGCCCTCGTCGTCCCCGACGAGGACGCCGCGGACGAGTTCTTTCAATACCTGCAGGCCTCCGCCGAACTGGGGATCGACAAACGCATCCTGTTCTCCGACTATGTCGAGATGATCGGCGACCGGTGGCAGCGGGGCCTGGACCCGACGTCCACCGTCGACGGCTACAAGCTCGGACTCCGCCTCCGCGTCCTCCCCGCCCTCGGGCACCTGCCACTGTCGCAGATCACGGCCGGGATGATCGATCGCACCATCGACCAGTGGGAAACCCAGCACTCGGCGTCGACCATCAAGAACACCATCGCGCCTCTCGTCCGCGTCCTCGACGAAGCCGTCCGCGACGACCTCCTGCTCAGCAACCCCGCCCGCAACCGGTCCCGACGCTCGCTCGGGAAATCGGCCCTCAACCTGAACGAGGATGACCAGTCACCGCGCCTGCACGCGCTCAAGGATCTCGCGGCCCTCACGACGTTGGCGGATCGGTGTGGGGCGGTGCATCAGAGCTATTCCGACTTCGTGATGCTCTGCGCGCTCCTCGCGGCCCGCGGCTCCGAGATCTCCGGCCTCCAAGTCGGCGACATCGACTGGGACCAACGGATCGTCACGATCCGCCGCCAAACCTACCCAGGCGCAGGCGGGCTCGTCACCAAACGAACCAAGGGACGAGACATCCGGCACGTCCCCATCCTGCAAGCGCTCGCCCCCGTGCTTGAGCGCCTCACCGCAGACCGTGAGCCTGACGAACGGCTACTGACCGGACCCCGCGGTGGCGTGCTCACTACCGCCTCCGTGCGGGACGCGACGAAATGGGATCAGCTCGTCACCGATCTTGAACTGACGAGCCTCACCCGGCACGGCCTCCGTCACACCGGAGCAACCTGGCTCGCCGACGCCGGCATCCCCCTCCACGTCCTCCAAGGCATCCTCGGCCACAAATCCATCGAGACCACCCGCGGCTACTTGCACCCGGACACCAGGCACCTCACCGACGCCGCCGCCCGCGCGAACGCGTTCCTCAACGAACAAGAAAATCCCCACTCCGCGACACCGCGCCTCTCTCCCCGAGCGGGATCAATGGCCCGCGCCGAGCACCGTAGATGGACGTAG